The following are from one region of the Corylus avellana chromosome ca1, CavTom2PMs-1.0 genome:
- the LOC132164745 gene encoding uncharacterized protein LOC132164745, giving the protein MGLAVVLRDSEGNMLAARCEMRRGCLPPAAAEAQALLLAISLCREMGLERVQLEGDAKTVIDAVSSTEIDYSWMGHITEDIKLELNFLVHSRVSFVKREGNKVAHSLAKYAVRNCISKSWRDVPPACICDMLALEHSALVA; this is encoded by the coding sequence ATGGGACTGGCTGTGGTGCTCCGTGATTCAGAGGGAAATATGCTGGCGGCAAGGTGTGAAATGCGAAGGGGCTGTCTTCCTCCAGCTGCGGCAGAAGCACAGGCCCTGTTATTGGCAATTTCTTTGTGTCGCGAGATGGGTCTAGAGCGTGTGCAGCTGGAAGGTGACGCAAAAACGGTGATTGATGCGGTTTCTTCAACGGAAATAGACTATAGCTGGATGGGGCACATTACGGAGGACATCAAACTGGAATTGAATTTTTTGGTTCATTCGAGAGTATCCTTTGTAAAGCGGGAAGGAAATAAAGTAGCCCATAGCCTTGCTAAGTATGCTGTTAGGAACTGTATTTCTAAAAGTTGGCGGGATGTTCCCCCTGCTTGTATTTGTGATATGTTAGCACTAGAGCATTCTGCTTTAGTTGCTTGA
- the LOC132183707 gene encoding nucleolar GTP-binding protein 1-like, whose amino-acid sequence MVQYNFKKITVVPNGKDFVDIILSRTQRKTPTVVHKGYAISRLRQFYMRKVKYTQQNFHEKLSTIIDEFPRLDDIHPFYGDLLHVLYNKDHYKLALGQINTARNLISKIAKDYVKLLKYGDSLYRCKCLKVAALGRMCTVIKRIAPSLAYLEQIRQHMARLPSIDPNTRTILICGYPNVGKSSFINKITRADVDVQPYAFTTKSLFVGHTDYKYLRYQVIDTPGILDRPFEDRNIIEMCSITALAHLRAAVLFFLDISGSCGYSIAQQAALFHSIKSLFLNKPLIIVCNKTDLQSLEGISEEDKMLVMEMKAEAMKTVIGQGGEPTDDVGVLLTMSTLTEEGVIAVKNAACERLLDQRVELKMKSKKINDCLNRFHVAIPKPRDQKERPPCIPQAVLEAKAKEAAEKEKRKTERDLEDENGGAGVYSASLKKNYILANDEWKEDIMPEIMDGHNVYDFIDPDILHRLEELEQEDGLRQAEEDDDDFEIDGKELTPEEQKALAEIRKKKSLLIQQHRVKKSTAESRPIVPRKFDKDRRFTTERMGRQLSSLGLDPTLAINRARSQSRGRKRERSPDRGADDVMDMDVDTPNKKLRIRSRSRSRSKSRPPGEVVPGEGFKDSTQKIKAVKLAKKSANKRNKDARRGEADRVIPTLKPKHLFSGKRSTGKTDRR is encoded by the coding sequence ATGGTGCAGTATAATTTTAAGAAGATTACTGTTGTCCCAAATGGGAAGGACTTCGTTGACATTATTCTCTCTCGGACCCAACGAAAAACACCAACTGTTGTCCACAAGGGGTATGCTATTTCCCGCCTCCGTCAGTTTTACATGCGCAAAGTGAAGTATACCCAACAGAACTTTCATGAGAAGCTCTCTACAATCATTGATGAGTTTCCTCGATTGGATGATATCCACCCTTTTTATGGGGACCTTCTTCATGTTCTCTACAATAAAGATCACTACAAGCTTGCCCTTGGTCAAATCAATACTGCAAGGAACCTTATTAGTAAGATTGCAAAAGATTATGTGAAATTGTTGAAGTATGGTGATTCACTGTACCGATGCAAGTGTCTGAAGGTTGCTGCTCTTGGCCGCATGTGTACTGTGATAAAGAGGATTGCTCCTAGTTTGGCTTACTTGGAACAGATCAGACAACACATGGCGAGGCTACCTTCAATTGACCCGAATACTCGGACAATCTTGATTTGTGGGTACCCCAATGTCGGCAAGAGTTCATTCATTAACAAGATCACTAGGGCTGACGTAGATGTCCAGCCCTATGCTTTCACCACAAAGTCACTCTTTGTTGGTCATACAGATTATAAATACCTGAGGTACCAAGTCATTGATACACCGGGAATTTTGGACCGACCATTCGAAGATCGCAACATTATTGAGATGTGCAGTATAACAGCTCTAGCACATCTGCGAGCTGCTGTGTTGTTCTTCTTAGACATCTCAGGGTCTTGTGGATATAGCATTGCTCAACAGGCTGCTCTTTTTCACAGTATTAAGTCACTATTTTTGAACAAACCGTTGATTATAGTTTGCAACAAGACTGATTTGCAATCACTAGAAGGGATATCAGAGGAAGACAAGATGTTGGTCATGGAGATGAAAGCTGAAGCTATGAAGACTGTGATTGGCCAAGGAGGTGAGCCTACAGATGACGTGGGGGTGCTGTTGACCATGAGCACTTTGACTGAGGAGGGGGTAATTGCTGTGAAAAATGCGGCTTGTGAGAGGTTATTGGATCAGAGGGTGGAATTAAAGATGAAatcaaaaaagataaatgattgCTTAAATCGTTTTCATGTTGCAATTCCAAAGCCACGGGACCAGAAGGAAAGGCCACCTTGTATACCTCAGGCAGTTTTGGAAGCTAAAGCTAAGGAAGCAGCagagaaggaaaagaggaaaacTGAAAGGGATTTGGAGGATGAGAATGGTGGTGCAGGTGTATACTCTGCTAGTTTGAAGAAGAATTATATCTTGGCCAATGATGAATGGAAAGAAGATATAATGCCTGAAATTATGGATGGGCACAATGTATATGACTTCATTGATCCTGACATTTTACATAGGCTTGAAGAGTTGGAACAAGAAGATGGGCTACGGCAGGCAgaggaggatgatgatgattttgagATCGATGGCAAGGAATTGACTCCAGAAGAGCAAAAAGCATTGGCTGAGATCCGGAAAAAGAAAAGCTTACTCATACAGCAGCACCGGGTCAAGAAAAGCACTGCAGAGAGCCGACCTATCGTCCCAAGAAAGTTTGACAAGGACAGGCGGTTCACAACAGAGAGAATGGGAAGGCAGCTATCCTCTTTGGGGCTGGATCCAACTTTGGCCATTAACCGAGCCCGCAGTCAGTCGAGGGGCCGGAAGAGGGAGAGATCGCCTGACAGGGGAGCTGATGATGTTATGGATATGGACGTGGACACACCTAACAAGAAGCTGCGAATTAGATCTAGATCCCGATCAAGGTCAAAATCACGGCCTCCAGGTGAAGTCGTCCCTGGAGAGGGCTTCAAGGATTCTACTCAAAAGATTAAGGCAGTAAAACTTGCCAAGAAATCGGCCAACAAGAGGAACAAGGATGCTCGCCGTGGTGAGGCAGATAGAGTAATTCCTACTTTGAAGCCAAAGCATTTGTTCTCTGGGAAGCGCTCTACTGGCAAAACAGACAGACGCTGA
- the LOC132189462 gene encoding uncharacterized protein LOC132189462 isoform X2 produces MRNTNNHSSEEDQRKKESTIASLDSRFNQTLRNVQGLLKGRSIPGKILLTRRLDPPDEPSSQERSPEYIRSFSENDAGSSDRMAKEVEEEVQSTGKSNNNTNVNKLKTSNLDVENISKEVQKSTMGARATDSARVMKFTKVLSGTTIILEKLRELAWSGIPDYMRPGAWRLLLGYAPPNSDRREGVLRRKRLEYLDCVSQYYDIPDTERSDDEINMLRQIAVDCPRTVPDVSFFQQLQVQKSLERILYTWAIRHPASGYVQGINDLVTPFLVVFLSEHLEGGVDNWSISDLSPEKISNMEADCYWCLSKLLDGMQDHYTFAQPGIQRLVFKLKELVRRIDEPVSRHMEEQGLEFLQFAFRWFNCLLIREIPFHLVSRLWDTYLAEGDALPDFLVYIFASFLLTIRFRSLISKNW; encoded by the exons ATGAGGAACACCAACAACCATAGCAGCGAAGAGGAtcagcggaagaaagagagcaCTATCGCAAGCCTAGATTCCAGGTTCAACCAGACCCTCAGAAATGTTCAAGG GTTGCTCAAAGGCCGCAGTATTCCTGGTAAGATATTGCTGACTAGAAGATTAGATCCACCAGATGAACCAAGTTCACAAGAACGGTCTCCCGAATATATAAGGAGCTTCTCAGAAAATGATGCTGGCTCTAGTGATCGCATGGCCAAGGAAGTAGAG GAAGAAGTGCAGAGCACAGGCAAGTCAAACAATAACACAAATGTCAATAAGTTAAAAACATCAAACTTGGATGTTGAAAATATATCCAAAGAAGTACAGAAGTCCACCATGGGCGCTAGAGCTACAGATTCTGCAAGAGTTATGAAGTTCACGAAGGTTCTTTCAGGGACAACAATCATATTAG AGAAGTTACGTGAGTTAGCTTGGAGTGGAATACCAGATTATATGCGCCCTGGTGCGTGGCGGCTTCTCTTG GGATATGCACCGCCTAATTCAGATAGAAGGGAGGGAGTTCTAAGAAGAAAGCGCCTGGAGTATCTTGACTGTGTTTCTCAATATTATGACATTCCAGATACTGAAAGATCAGATGATGAGATCAACATGCTTCGCCAG ATTGCTGTTGATTGCCCACGGACTGTACCTGATGTCTCTTTCTTCCAGCAACTGCAAGTTCAGAAATCCTTGGAGCGCATCCTTTATACGTG GGCCATTCGGCATCCTGCAAGTGGATATGTTCAGGGAATAAATGATCTAGTTACACCCTTTCTAGTTGTTTTCTTGTCTGAACACTTAGAAGGGGGTGTGGATAACTGGTCAATCTCTGATTTATCTCCAGAAAAGATCTCTAACATGGAGGCTGATTGCTATTGGTGTCTATCAAAGCTGCTTGATGGTATGCAAGACCATTACACATTTGCTCAACCAGGAATTCAGAGGCTTGTGTTTAAATTGAAGGAATTGGTTAGGCGGATTGATG AACCTGTTTCAAGACACATGGAGGAGCAAGGGCTGGAATTTCTGCAATTTGCTTTCCGCTGGTTCAACTGTCTTCTAATACGCGAG ATACCTTTCCATCT